The Mercenaria mercenaria strain notata chromosome 8, MADL_Memer_1, whole genome shotgun sequence genome has a segment encoding these proteins:
- the LOC128558876 gene encoding uncharacterized protein LOC128558876 codes for MIMLQHYVIVSVWQENGIYRFPSARCDCKYLARKWPPMVFLQLNVMVSLKQESATYGLLFALCDNTSLARKRICGLLSAICDGYYEKLYKNSVKVDETPLVDIIGNNPRELSPSESLKLEGKPYVEPSIKVNDPKLQAVDKFTYLGSTLSRAVHIDDAIDCRIAKTSAAFGRLRLSVWKRRGIHLETKISFYRAVVIITLLYACETWTVYARHAKRLNHFHMTCLRKLMNIKWQDKIPDTDVLTRAKLPSIYAILQRSQVRWTGHICRMPETRIPKQLLFGELTAGRRFLGGQWKRVKDSLKASLKTLGIEIDKWEELAKDRTAWKTSISTPNTSARPVEGTFMPKLTWRVTFGQPNPVNYVESDVMVIFAERWTNIIIIINSGDVTQGK; via the exons ATGATTATGCTTCAGCACTATGTGATTGTAAGTGTATGGCAAGAAAATGGCATCTATCGTTTTCCTTCAGCACGATGTGATTGCAAGTATTTAGCAAGAAAGTGGCCACCTATGGTATTCCTTCAGCTCAATGTGATGGTTAGTCTTAAGCAAGAAAGTGCCACCTATGGTCTTCTTTTTGCTCTGTGTGATAATACGTCTTTggcaagaaaaagaatctgtgGTCTTCTTTCAGCAATATGTGATG gTTACTATGAAAAGTTGTATAAAAATTCTGTGAAGGTCGATGAAACGCCACTTGTAGATATCATTGGAAATAATCCAAGGGAATTAAGTCCGTCAGAGTCTTTAAAACTAGAAG GCAAGCCATATGTCGAACCAAGCATAAAAGTGAATGATCCAAAGTTGCAAGCCGTCGACAAGTTTACTTACCTTGGTAGCACCCTGTCGAGAGCAGTGCACATAGATGATGCAATTGACTGCCGAATAGCAAAAACCAGTGCTGCATTTGGGAGACTACGACTCTCAGTATGGAAACGTCGCGGCATACATCTCGAAACAAAGATAAGTTTCTACAGGGCTGTCGTCATCATTACATTGTTATATGCTTGTGAAACATGGACAGTGTATGCCAGACACGCCAAGCGACTGAACCACTTTCACATGACTTGTCTTCGCAAGCTGATGAACATCAAGTGGCAAGACAAAATCCCAGATACCGATGTACTCACTCGAGCTAAACTCCCCTCGATATATGCCATCCTTCAGCGATCACAAGTACGTTGGACTGGTCACATCTGCCGCATGCCAGAAACAAGGATCCCCAAACAACTTCTGTTTGGTGAGCTAACTGCTGGAAGAAGGTTCTTAGGCGGTCAGTGGAAACGCGTCAAGGACAGTCTGAAAGCATCCCTGAAGACACTTGGCATTGAAATAGACAAATGGGAGGAATTGGCGAAGGATCGCACAGCGTGGAAAACTTCAATATCGACACCGAACACAAGTGCCCGACCTGTGGAAGGTACTTTCATGCCCAAATTGACCTGGCGAGTCACCTTCGGACAACCAAACCCTGTCAACTACGTAGAGTCTGATGTCATGGTCATCTTCGCTGAGCGATGGAcgaacatcatcatcatcatcaattcTGGTGACGTCACACAGGGGAAGTAA